The following coding sequences are from one Ornithodoros turicata isolate Travis chromosome 1, ASM3712646v1, whole genome shotgun sequence window:
- the LOC135388371 gene encoding uncharacterized protein LOC135388371, with translation MCKKLRKVTFKDGSFLKSAFNHISHTTGSCTARIAVSDVCFPVEFRVLPVTSHDIILGCDYLQDHHAIIDHSRGEITLPTGPVYASEADCGVLKLHVEHDTVLPPRTTIFIDAVSSEASSTPEVILSPHHTPLARKGLVAPFSLSRIDGGKTFLPVSNTLWEPVLLPCGFVVATLEPVKLGAVHALGNSAEAAFTLPHPVHDSALCQTVSPSLDDRSRGMLLSLLRNYAHLFDLDKSPLGVARDVEHSVDTGSERPLRQRPYRVSPAERQQIDKEVDQMLSRGIIRPSSKPLVLTCRPGS, from the coding sequence ATGTGCAAGAAGCTGCGCAAAGTAACGTTCAAAGATGGATCCTTTCTCAAGTCGGCGTTTAACCACATTTCTCACACGACTGGTTCCTGCACCGCCCGTATAGCGGTATCCGATGTATGCTTCCCTGTGGAATTCCGAGTCCTCCCTGTTACCTCGCATGACATTATACTGGGCTGCGATTACCTTCAAGATCATCACGCCATTATCGATCACTCTCGCGGTGAGATCACTCTGCCTACTGGGCCGGTCTACGCCAGTGAGGCCGACTGCGGCGTCCTTaaactgcacgttgagcacgaTACCGTGCTTCCCCCCCGTACTACCATATTCATAGATGCCGTCTCCTCTGAAGCATCGTCTACTCCTGAGGTGATACTGTCTCCTCACCATACTCCGCTCGCACGCAAGGGTCTCGTTGCTCCGTTCTCCCTCTCACGAATTGACGGCGGAAAGACGTTTCTCCCTGTCAGCAACACTTTATGGGAGCCTGTCCTGTTGCCATGCGGATTTGTCGTTGCCACCTTGGAACCCGTGAAGCTCGGCGCCGTGCATGCTCTCGGAAATTCCGCCGAAGCCGCGTTCACTCTCCCTCATCCAGTGCACGACTCGGCCCTATGTCAAACTGTTTCTCCCTCGCTTGATGATCGGAGTAGAGGCATGCTTCTGTCCTTATTACGAAATTATGCACATTTATTTGACCTTGACAAATCACCTCTTGGGGTTGCACGCGACGTGGAACACTCAGTTGACACTGGCTCTGAAAGGCCTCTTCGACAGAGACCGTATCGTGTTTCCCCCGCCGAACGGCAACAAATTGATAAAGAGGTCGACCAAATGCTGTCCAGAGGAATAATCCGTCCTTCCTCGAAACCCTTGGTCCTCACCTGTCGTCCTGGTTCCTAA